In Cervus elaphus chromosome 24, mCerEla1.1, whole genome shotgun sequence, a single genomic region encodes these proteins:
- the SEC61G gene encoding protein transport protein Sec61 subunit gamma has translation MDQVMQFVEPSRQFVKDSIRLVKRCTKPDRKEFQKIAMATAIGFAIMGFIGFFVKLIHIPINNIIVGG, from the exons ATGGATCAGGTAATGCAGTTCGTTGAGCCAAGTCGGCAGTTTGTGAAAGACTCAATTCGGCTGGTGAAAAGATGCACCAAACCTGATAGAAAAG AATTCCAGAAGATTGCCATGGCAACAGCAATAGGATTCGCTATAATGGGATTCATTGGCTTTTTTGTGAAATTGATCCATATTCCTATTAATAACATCATTGT tgGTGGCTGA